The genomic region AAAACCCGTTGATGATGTTTTGTTGTTTCGGGTTAGACGTTAACCGCCCTTCATTTGGAGATTCCTCCAGCACCTTGGAGTTAAGTCATGTTGAAGCCTGCGGATTTCAAGGAATTGTATCGCGAGTTTGAAAGTGCGCCCTCAGTGTTCGATTGCGGGAAGAAATGCTCGCCTTTTAATGATGGGGAGCCTTTTTGCTGTGATTCGGGTTGGGTGGTGCCTATCGCCTTTCCCGAGGAGTGGGCGTATCTCGAAAAGAAGACCAACCTCTGGCACGAGTTCCGACCGCGCAACAGCGATGAATTTGATTTAATGGAAGAGATTGATCAAGAAGAGAGTGTTTTTATCGAATGCCGCGGTGTGAAATTTTGTGAGCGTGATAACCGCTCCATATCCTGTCGCACTTTTCCCTTCGAGCCCTACCTCGATACCAAAGGCAACTTTATTGGCATCGTTTACAACCGGGTGATGGCGGATAAGTGCTACCTGGTGGATCGCCATAGCGCTGTGACCAAGGGGTTCATTAAAACGTTCATGCGATTTTTTGAGAAATTTTTCGTGATGTTGCCGAGCGAGCGTGAGCTTTATTTGGAGCAGAGCCGGATCTATCGCAACCAGATGAGCCGAAAGAAACTGCCCCTGGTCGTGCTCACCGAAAAGGGGCCTTGGGAGGCTGCCTATCGGGGCGGCAAGCTCATCGCCCCCTGGACGAAACCTGACCCACCCGAGAATAGCTATTGCCCGGATGTATAGCCGGGAGCGGTTTTAGACCCATCATGAACAAGAGGATTTTCCGCAGTGGTTGATCTGATTGCACTTGAGGAAATCGAGGTGGCGCGGGCGGGCCTGCCTCCCGAGGTGCGCTGGACACCTTTGGTGCCCTTCTCCCGCACCTCTACAGAGGTGGGAGCGGAGCGATTATTTCTCAAGCTGGAAAACCTTCAGGTAACCGGCGCCTATAAACCCCGTGCGGCGTTTCATTTGCTCGGCTCGCTGTCTGCAGACGAGCGTGCGCGCGGCGTGGTGATGAGTTCATCGGGCAACTTCGCCCAGGCATTCGCCTATGCCGGAAAGCGCCTGGGTATTCCCGTTGTCGTCGTGATGATGAAGAGCACAAGCCCCTATAAGGTGGAGGCGGTTCGGGGCTATGGCACCGAGATCGTTTTTTGTGAGGACAACTATCTCGCCAGAAAACCGCTCATGGAAAAGGTGGCGCAAGAGCGCGGGATGGTGCCCATCAACACTGCCGAGGATCGGCGTGTGGCCATCGGCCATGCCGGTTTGGGGATGGAGATTCTCGACGATATGCCTGATGTCGAAACGGTGATTGTCCCGTGCAGCACGGGCGGGCTGATTTCGGGCGTGGCCAGCGCGATAAAGCTTCGAAGTCCCGGCGTGCGTGTGGTGGGGGTGAACCCCGAGGGTGGCGCGGCAATTTATCACTCCCTTGAGGCAGGGGAGCCGACTTCGCTAGAACGCTGGGAGAGTATGGCGGACGGCCTGTCTGCCACCCGCCCCGGCGATTTTCCCTTCGCGCATATTCAAGAGCGTGTAGACGAGGTGGTGCTCGTGAGTGAGGAGGAAATTGCCGAGGCTTTCCGGCTTTTATTCAGTCGGGGAAAAATACTGGCCGAGCCCTCGGGAGCGGTGTCTGTTGCTGCGTGGATGACCGGACGGGCGGGTGTTGCGGGGAAAACGGTCGCCGTAATCAGCGGGGGGAACGTGACGTCCGAAATGGTGAGCACACTTCTTGCGGGAAATTTGCCGGAGCCGATGCGCCAGTAACAGTGGTATATGACTATCCAGCCAGCGCCGGGTGGGCTTCCTCCACCATATCGGCGATTTTCTTTCCTATCATTAACGATGCTGTCGCCCCCGGTGAGGGCGCATTGCAGACGTGTACCGCCCCTTCGGTGTGGACGATGGCGAAGTCATCGACGAGTTTCCCTTCACTGTCCACGGCTTGAGCGCGAACACCCGCTCCGCCGGGGATGATGTCTTCTTCTTGTAGATCGGGCATGAGTTTTTGGAGCGCACGCGTGAAGGCGCCCTTGCTGGCCGAGCGATACATCTCACCCACGCCGACGCGCCAATATTTTCGTGCGAGCCGCCAGAATCCGGGATAGCTGAAGGTATCGAGTATGTCGCCCGGGTTCGCGCTGGTCCGGGTGTAGCCCTCACGCTTAAAGGCAAGAACAGCGTTGGGGCCCGCCTCGACGGTGCCGTCCACCCGCCGGGTGAAGTGCACCCCAAGAAATGGAAACGAGGGATCGGGCACCGGATATATGAGCCCTTTTACCAGATCCC from Nitrospinaceae bacterium harbors:
- a CDS encoding threonine/serine dehydratase, whose amino-acid sequence is MVDLIALEEIEVARAGLPPEVRWTPLVPFSRTSTEVGAERLFLKLENLQVTGAYKPRAAFHLLGSLSADERARGVVMSSSGNFAQAFAYAGKRLGIPVVVVMMKSTSPYKVEAVRGYGTEIVFCEDNYLARKPLMEKVAQERGMVPINTAEDRRVAIGHAGLGMEILDDMPDVETVIVPCSTGGLISGVASAIKLRSPGVRVVGVNPEGGAAIYHSLEAGEPTSLERWESMADGLSATRPGDFPFAHIQERVDEVVLVSEEEIAEAFRLLFSRGKILAEPSGAVSVAAWMTGRAGVAGKTVAVISGGNVTSEMVSTLLAGNLPEPMRQ